The Aeromicrobium yanjiei DNA segment CAGTAGGTCACCATCGCGGGAACGTACTCCGAGCCAGAGGACAGCCAGGGCGACGGCAGCAGATTGAGCAATGCGATCAGCCCACCGCTGGTCACCACCAGAATCAGTGCCCAGCGCGCGAACGGATCAACCTCGCGTCGACCGGCAGCCCACCCCGCCGCGGCCGCACCCGAGCACAAAGCGGCGGTGAGCCCGAATACGGGATCCACGGGTGACGTGAACCAGACCCACGCGGCCGCTGCGGAAAAGGCCAAGCTGATGAGAGCCGGCAGCGCAATTCGTAGACGGGAAACGACCGTCACGAGCCGAACCTCCGATGCTCTCCGCGAATCCGTCAAGGATGAGGGGTCGCGGTCGCCCGGGCGACCGTAAAGTCTCATCCTCCGTCCCAGGACGGACGAAAGATGAGGGTTTGCGGCGGCCTCAGCGACCGCAAACCCTCATCGTCCGTCCCTTGCAGATGACCTCAGCGAGGTGTGTCCATCACGACCGGGAGCGCCCTCCCCTGGGTGCTGGGAAGCGTGCCGGGCACGATCTCGCTGCGCTTGGGCAGCCAGCCCCAGCCGGACGCCCAGTCGGGGTGCGGCAGGGCCAGGCCCGGCAGCACGAACTGCGACTTCGCAAGATCGAGGGTGTACGTCGACGCCGACGTGTCGACGTTGCGCACCCGACCGTTGGCCGCGCCCACCACGACCACTCCGAGCCGGTGGCCCTTGGCGACGATGGCGTCGTCAGGGTCGAGGGTCACCGTCACGTCGTGCGTCCCCGCGCCGTCCAGGCGGGCCCAGCCGCGGCCCAGGACCTGCAGCGGCGTCGTGCCGATGTTGCGGTTCATCGTGAAGTAGCAGGCATCGTCGTTCGCGGTCGACTGTCCGGCGCAGGTCTCAGTCGTCGTCGTGGACGCACCGTCGCCGGTGGCCAGGACCCGCTCCCCCTCGCCGTAGTCGACGAGCATCACGCCCACCTGACCGGTCGGCACGGTGGTCGTCACCCGCAGCTTCGCGACCATCGAGCCGCTCATCCGGGCGTCCGCCAGGAGCGGATTCGTCGCGTACAGGAGGCGGTTGGGGTTGTCGCCCTCGGTCACGGCGACGTTCTCGCGCTGGCTGGGCGAGTTCACCCAGCTCTGCGTGCCCCGCTCGGGCACCCGGCTGAGATCGCCGTCGGCCTGGGGACGCAGGGTGGTCGTCGCGAGCCGTGCGGGCCACGAGTAGGAGCTGACCCAGCTGTTCGGCTTGGTCTCGACCTTGACCGGCGGCTCGAGCATGATCGTGTTCTTGATGTCCATCAGCTCGTGGTCGAACCACCGGTGCAGCGTGCGGACCCACTCGTCGCGGTTGATGTCGAACGGGTCGACGTGCCCGACCCGGCTCAGCCACATCTTGCGGGTGACGCCGGCCTTGCCGAGGTCCTTCCACCAGGTGGAGAAGTGCCGCGTCTTGACGTTGGTGTCCTGCAGGCCGTGATAGATGAAGACGCTCGCCTTGACCTTCTTGGCGTTGAGCTGGGCGGAGTCGCGGTAGTTGCGCTCGTCCCAGAACGCGTTGTGCTCACCGGTCTCGTCCGCGTCCTCGGCATCCATCCGCGCAAGTGTCGCGGAGCAGTCCTGCGGCTGCGTGCGATTGGTGCCCACCCGGCTGGCGAGTCCGCTGGAGTAGTTCCAGCTGTACGGCAGGCCCTGCGAGCGGCTGTAGTCGTACCAGGAGCTGATCGCGCTGATCGGCACGATCGTCTCCAGTCCCTTCACGCCGGTGGCCGCGACGCCGTTGGCGAGGGTGCCGTCATAGCTCTTGCCGATCATGCCGGTCTTGCCGTTGCTCCAGCTGGCCTTGACAGGCTTGCCGTCGGCGTCGACCGCATCGGCGTTGCCGTTGAGCCACTGCACGACGGCCTTGGCCGAGCCGACGTCGGACTTGCCGCCGGTGTCGACGCAGCCAGTCGACCGCGACGTCCCTGCGACGTCGGGCGCGACGTAGGCGTAGCCACGCGGGACGAAGTAGTTGTCGTAGAACAGCGGGAACTTGACGAGGTTGCCCTCGGCGTCAAAGGACTTGAACTCCGTCTCGTTGCCGCGCCCGACGCTCGTGTAGTACGGGCTCGCATCCATCACGACCGGCACCTTGACCTTCTTGGCGTCCAGCTCGCGCGGTCGGACGATGTCGACCGCGATGCGATCCTTCTGCCCGTCCCCGTCGAAGTCGGGGGCGATGACCCACACCGTCTCGCGGATCGCATCGGCATAGCTGTAGACCGGGGCCGACGCTCCCCCCTTCAGCACGTACGGCTTCGGCGCCGGGGCTGCGGACGCCGTGCCCGCAGTGGCGGCGACCAATCCCGAGCCGGCGAGGGTGAGGGTGAGCAGAGCACCTAGGACGGGTCGGGATCTGCGTGCGCGCCACGCCACGTTCGTCGCTGTCATGACGGGATTCTGGTGCACCTCCGCCGGGGTGGCAATGGTCAATTTATGAAAACCTGTGACAAACGCTGCGATCTCGGCTAGTACTCGTGGTCGCCATGTCGATGACGCTCTTCCCCAGTGCTCCTACTGATCCGCCAGACTGACGAGGAGGCACACGAATGCCGCCGTCGTGAGCAGCGACCGGAGATGGTTGAAGACCACCCATCGCTGCTCGAACGCGTCACGCAGCTGCGCTGCGCCGCCCGCGCCGGTGTCGAGAGCATCGTTGAGCGGGACGTTCACGGCGCCGGTCACCAGGAACGCGCCGACGACGTACAGCACCGCCCCCGCGACGATCCACGGACGGGCATCGGTGTGCCAGCCCAGGACCAGCGCGACCGCAGTGGCTGCCCCCGCGCCGACGAAGACGAGGGCGAACACCGGATTCAGGATCGCGGCGTTGACCGCGCGCATCGCCTGGACGAAGCTCGCGTCGTCGAGGCGACGCAGCCCCGGCATGACGGCGTACGAGAACGCCGCGAACAGGCCTGCCGAGAGGCCCATCAGAGCGGTCGCCACGACCAGGGACGCCCGGGTCATGCGCCCGCCGCCCACACCCCGGTCGCAGCAGTGGCCGTCGCGTAGTCGTGGAAGTCCCGAGGCGGGCGCCCGAGGATCTGCTCGAGGTCCCCGGTCAGGTGGGAGTTCCGACCGTCGAGCACCTTGGTGAACAGGTGGGTCAGGAACTCGACGAGGTCCGGGGGTACGGCCTGCTCCGCGAGGCCGGCAGCGAACTCGCGGGTCGACACCGGCACGTAGCTGATCTGTCGGTGTGAGGCGTGGGCGATCTCCTCGACCGCGTCGCCGAAGGTCAGGAGCCGAGGCCCGGTCAGCTCGTACGTCCTCCCCTCGTGCTCCGGACGGGTCAGGGCGGCCACGGCGGCGTCGGCCAGGTCGTCGGCGTCGACGAATGGCTCGGTCACGGCGCCGGTCGGAAGCACCAGCTCCCCCGCCAGGACCGAGTCGAGCATGAACGACTCGCTGAAGTTCTGCGAGAACCAGCTCGACCGCAGAATCGTCCAGGCCAGACCGGAGTCGCGCACTGCCTGCTCGGTGGCCCATCCGTCCTCCTCGCCGCGGCCCGACAGCAGCACCAGCTGCTCCACTCCCCTGTCGGCGGCGATCTTCGACAGCGTGCCGACTGCCTCCGCGGCGCCCGGTGCTGCCATGTCGGGGTGGTACGCGAGGTAGGCCGCGCTGACGTCCTCCAGCGCGGCCGGCCACGTGGACTCGTCGGCCCAGTCGAAGCGCGGCGTGCCGGCTCGCGATCCGCTCCGGACCGGTGCGCCCAGTGCCGTGAGACGAGCGACCACCCGCTGGCCGGTCTTTCCTGTGCCGCTGAGGACGGCTGTCAATGATGAGGTCATGGCTCCATCGTCGCCGGGCGCGGCGAGATGATCCATGGTCGAGATGCCCATTTCCATGCTCGAGCGTCTAGCCTTGAGCATGGACACTCTCAGCGCACTGCTCGACGGTCCCCGCGCCAACGGCGCGTTCATGCTGCGGTCCGTCATGACCGCGCCATGGGGCCTGCACGTGCGGGACGAGGCACCGCTGTCGATCGCCGTGGTCGTCACCGGGGAGGCCTGGGTGGTCAGCGACGACGCCGAGCCCGCCCACCTCGGTCCCGGCGACGTGATGATCGCCCGCGGGCCTGAGTCCTACACCGTCGCCGACGCTCCGACCACTCCCCCGGGCATCTTCATCGAGCCCGGCCAGCACTGTGTCGACGCCGAGGGCAACAGTCTCGAGGACGTCATGACGCTCGGCACCCGCACCTGGGGCAATGACGTCGCCGGCGAGACCCTCTTGGTCACCGGGACGTACGAGTCCACGCGTGCCGTCAGCGATCGCCTGCTGCGGAGCCTCCCGGCAATTCTGGTGCTCCGTGCGGCGGAGTGGGACGGGCGCCTGGTCGACGTGCTCTGCGACGAGATGACCCGCGATGAGCTGGGCCAGGAGGTCTACCTGGACCGCCTGCTCGACCTCGTGCTCATCGAGGCTGTCCGCGCGTGGTTCGCGGGTGACCCGGCGCGGACGCCCGCCTGGCACCGTGCCGCCCGCGAACCGATCGTCGGCCCGGCCCTGCAGCTGCTCGAGGCCGACGTCGCACGCCCGTGGACGCTTGACGCCCTCGCTCGCGAGATCGGCGTCTCGCGTGCCGCACTGGCCCGACGCTTCACCGCCTCGGTCGGACAGCCGCCCATGGCGTACCTGACCGATCTCAGGCTGGACCACGCGGCCGATCTGCTCCGCGATCCGACGATGACGATCGCGGCCGTTGCCCGCCGGGTCGGCTACGGCAGCTCATTCGCACTCAGCGCAGCCTTCAAGCGCGTGCGAGGCGTCAGCCCCAGCCAGCACCGCGTGCACGCGAGCTGAGGCGCGCGCTCGACACGTTCAGGGGCGGTTGAGCTCACCTCGTTGGGCACGTTCGACCAGCTCGGCGGCGGCGGCGGTCAGGGTGACACCTGACGCCCTCGCCGCTGCGATCAGCAGATCGTACGCGTCGCCCATCTCGACATCGTGGAGCCGGGCGAGGACTCCCTTGGCCCGTTCGATGAGCACGCGCTCGGCCAGCGCCGCGTCGACGCGCTCCTGCGCGGAGACCGTCTCGGTCTGCTCGCCGTCCATCACCGCGTGGGCCACCACGTCGGCGAAGGACCGTGCTGCGTCGTGCTCGCGGCTGTCGAGAGCAACGGCGTCGTGGCGGAACAGTGCCATGGCACCCAGGATCGATCCCTCCCAGCGCAAAGGCGTGGAATGGACTGACTGGAAGCCGGCCGCCAGCATGGCCGGCCCGAAGTGTGGCCATCGTTCGCGCAGGGTGGCTTCGTCGGCGACGATGATCGACACGTCGCCCTCGGCTGCGTCGACGCACGGACCCTCGTCGACCTGGGACTGGTAGAGCTCCAGCTCCGCGGACTGGTGGCTCGAGGCAGCCAGGAGCTGCAACCTGCCGCCGCGCGAGAGCACCATGATCCCGGTGGCCTCGACGGCCAGCGCTCGTTGGCACACCTCGATGAGGTCGGCGAGAAATCCCGCAACGTCTTGGCGTTCCCGGAGGGCGGACGTGGCGTGCTCTACTGCCTGGTCCAGGCGAGTGTCATCCATCGTCAGTCTCCTTCCATGCTCAGATTGTCGAACTCAAGGTCCTTGTCCACAACCTGAACCGCCACCTCGAGGAGTGTGGAGTCGGTTGCGTAGGCGTGCGCGCGCAGGAGAGCCAAGGCGTCCTCGGCCGAGATGCGCAGATCGAAGATGAGCATCCCGGTGGCCTGGTGCACGACCGCTCGCGACGACCAGTCCTCCGTGAGCTCGGCCTCCAGTGCCTCGGGACTGATGTGGTCCAGCAGGACCGGGCCGAGGGCGTACGCCAGATAGTGCGCCGCGGCAGCGTCGAAGGCGTGCGAGGGGGCGAAGGTGTGTGCGACGAGCACTCCCATGCGTCGCCCGTGGGCGGTGATCGGCAGCGCCAGCACCGTTCCGGCGAACCCGAACTTCGCCACGCAGTCGTTCAGCGCCAACCAGGGTGTGCCTTCCGAGGCGCCGAAATCGGCGAAGACGACGTGTCCGGTGCGAGCTGCCTCGAAGCCCGGACCCTCGCCGGCCACCTCCTGCGCCTCCTCGATCATGAGGGCGAGGGTCGACGTGGAGCTGGCCGTGTGCCGCTGGGGCTCCCCGTAATACACCGTGATGGCGGTTCCTTCGGCCCCGAGCATCACCCTGCTGGCCTCGCAGAACCTGTCCAGGACCGATCCGCTCGGGTCGAGAGAGGCAATGATGTAGGCGAACCTGGCCGCTTGCACCTGATCGCGCACTCCGCCCCCGCTCCCTCGTGCCGCCGTCCCCGACGGGTGGGAGATACCCGCAGACGCCGCCATGAGACATTCTGCCCGCCGCCGGTGTCAGGCGCGCGTCCGGTCCGCGGGTGCCGTCGGGGCGGTGGATTCTCCACCGTACGAAGCCGACATCCGGCTCATACGGTGGCGTACGCACCGCGCCCCACGGGACCGCGGCCACGGGATCACAGCTGGAGCGCACCCGTGGCCAGGAACACCGCGGCGACGGCCGCCGCGGACCACAGCAGCACGCAGCCAAGCAGCTCGGGCCGGGACAGCCCGGGCTGTCCGCGCTCGCGCCGGGCCCGGAGGTACAGGAGGGTGCCCGGGGCGTAGATCAGACAGCTGAGCAGCAGGTAGCGGGTCCCCGCGGCGTACAGCAGGAAGATCGCATAGCTGATCGCCAGCACGGCTACCGCTCGGTCACGACGTCGTCGCCCGGCGTCAGCACTCTCGTACGTCTGTCCCGTCAGGGTCAGCTTGAACGCGTAGGCCGCGACGAGCAGGTACGGCACGAGGGCCAGCGCCGTGTCGAGCTTGAGCATGAAGTTGAGCGCATCCTTGATCACCAGCACGAGCAGGAGGAAAAGCTGCACCGAGATGCTCGTGGTCACCAAGGCCGCGATGGGCGTCCCGTTGCCGCTCTGCCGGGCCAGCGCACGCGGCATGACCTCGGTGCGTGCGGGCATGAACATGACCTCCGCATTGAGCAGGGTCCACGCCAGGTACGCCCCCAGCACCGACACGATCACGGCCAGGTCGATGAGGGTGCCGCCCCACTCCCCCACGACCGACTTCAGCACGACACCCATCGACGGCTGCTCGGCGTGCGCGAGCTCGCTTCGCGGCAGCACGCCGTACGACACGAGGGTCACCGAGGCGAACAGAGCGAGCGTGCTGACGAAGCCGAGCACCGTGGCCCGGCCGATGTCCTCGCGCCGCTGTGCGAGCCGGGAGTAGACGCTGGCGCCCTCGACACCGAGGAAGACGAACGTCGTGACGAGCATCGTCGCCTTCACCTGGTCGAAGAGCGACTCCGCCGTGTGGGGCTTTCCGCCCCAGAGGTTGTCGCCGAAGACACCTGCGTCGAACGCGACCGCGGCGATCACGACGAAGACCAGGATCGGCACGATCTTGGCGATCGTCACGATGCGGTTGACGATCGTGGCCTGCCGGACGCCGCGGGAGATCATCACGTGCAGCAGCCACACCACCGCGGACGCGAGGAGCACCGCCGGCACGGTGTTGCCCTGGCCGAGCCCCGGCAGGAACGCGCCGATGCTTGCCATCGCGAACGTCAGGTAGAAGACGTTGCCCACGACATTGCTCGCCCAGTAGCCCCAAGCGACGTTGAAGCCCGCGTAGTTGCCGAAACCTGCCTGCGCGTAGACGTAGATGCCGTTGTCGAGGTCGGGTCGCCGGACCGCCAGCGACTGGAACACGAAGGCCAGCATCAGCATCCCGAGGCCCGCGATGGACCACGCGATGACGGCACCCAGCACGCCGGTCGCGTCCCCGAAGTTCTCCGGCAGCGTGAAGACGCCGCCGCCGACGATCGACCCGACCACCATCGCGGCCAGCGTCAGGACGGAGACCTTCTGCGTGCCTGAGGTCGCCTTGTCCGCCGTCATGTCCTCAACGCTGGGGCTTGACGAGCGGGAACAGGATCGTGTCGCGGATGCTCAGACCAGTGAGGTTCATGACGAGGCGGTCGATGCCCAGCCCCATCCCCCCGGTCGGCGGCATCCCGTACTCCAGCGCCATGAGGAAGTCCTCGTCCACCTGCATCGCCTCCGGGTCGCCGGCCGCCGCCAGGAGCGACTGCGCGACGAGACGCTCGCGCTGGTCGACCGGATCCACCAGCTCGGAGTACGCGGTGCCCTGCTCCGCACCGAAGATCACCAGGTCCCACTTCTCGGTGAGCCGCGGGTCATGGCGGTGCGGCCGGGTCAGCGGGGCGTTCTCCTTCGGGAAGTCGGTATAGAAGACGGGCGTGACCGTCGTTCCTTCGCAGAGCTCGCCGTAGATCTCCTCGAGCACGAAGCCCCAGGACGGGTCGAGGTCGAGCTCGATCCCGAGCCGGTCGGCGTGCTTGCGCAGGGTGCTGGTCGGTGTGTCCGCGGTGATCTCCTCGCCGAGCGCCTCCGAGACCGCCCCGCAGATGGTCTTGACCGGCCACTGTCCCGACAGGTCGTACTCCTGCACCTTGCCGTCGCGGTCCGTGCGCCGCGCCATCGGCGATCCGTGGACCGCGGTGGCAGCCTCCTGGATCAGCTCCTGCGTGAGGACGCGCATCGTACCGTAGTCGCCATAGGTCTCGTAGACCTCCAGCGAGGTGAACTCGGGGTTGTGCTTGAAGTCAGCGCCCTCGTTGCGGAACTGGCGGCCCACCTCGAAGACCTTCTCCATGCCGCCGACGATCAGGCGCTTGAGGTGCAGCTCCGTCGCGATCCGCAGGTACAGGTCCATGTCGTACGCGTTGATGTGCGTCTCGAACGGTCGTGCGTTGGCGCCCCCGTGGATGGTCTGCAGGATCGGCGTCTCCACCTCGGTGAAGCCTCGCGCCTGCAGCGAGTCGCGGA contains these protein-coding regions:
- a CDS encoding DUF1772 domain-containing protein, producing the protein MTRASLVVATALMGLSAGLFAAFSYAVMPGLRRLDDASFVQAMRAVNAAILNPVFALVFVGAGAATAVALVLGWHTDARPWIVAGAVLYVVGAFLVTGAVNVPLNDALDTGAGGAAQLRDAFEQRWVVFNHLRSLLTTAAFVCLLVSLADQ
- a CDS encoding NmrA family transcriptional regulator, which encodes MTSSLTAVLSGTGKTGQRVVARLTALGAPVRSGSRAGTPRFDWADESTWPAALEDVSAAYLAYHPDMAAPGAAEAVGTLSKIAADRGVEQLVLLSGRGEEDGWATEQAVRDSGLAWTILRSSWFSQNFSESFMLDSVLAGELVLPTGAVTEPFVDADDLADAAVAALTRPEHEGRTYELTGPRLLTFGDAVEEIAHASHRQISYVPVSTREFAAGLAEQAVPPDLVEFLTHLFTKVLDGRNSHLTGDLEQILGRPPRDFHDYATATAATGVWAAGA
- a CDS encoding ANTAR domain-containing protein; translated protein: MRDQVQAARFAYIIASLDPSGSVLDRFCEASRVMLGAEGTAITVYYGEPQRHTASSTSTLALMIEEAQEVAGEGPGFEAARTGHVVFADFGASEGTPWLALNDCVAKFGFAGTVLALPITAHGRRMGVLVAHTFAPSHAFDAAAAHYLAYALGPVLLDHISPEALEAELTEDWSSRAVVHQATGMLIFDLRISAEDALALLRAHAYATDSTLLEVAVQVVDKDLEFDNLSMEGD
- a CDS encoding CocE/NonD family hydrolase: MTATNVAWRARRSRPVLGALLTLTLAGSGLVAATAGTASAAPAPKPYVLKGGASAPVYSYADAIRETVWVIAPDFDGDGQKDRIAVDIVRPRELDAKKVKVPVVMDASPYYTSVGRGNETEFKSFDAEGNLVKFPLFYDNYFVPRGYAYVAPDVAGTSRSTGCVDTGGKSDVGSAKAVVQWLNGNADAVDADGKPVKASWSNGKTGMIGKSYDGTLANGVAATGVKGLETIVPISAISSWYDYSRSQGLPYSWNYSSGLASRVGTNRTQPQDCSATLARMDAEDADETGEHNAFWDERNYRDSAQLNAKKVKASVFIYHGLQDTNVKTRHFSTWWKDLGKAGVTRKMWLSRVGHVDPFDINRDEWVRTLHRWFDHELMDIKNTIMLEPPVKVETKPNSWVSSYSWPARLATTTLRPQADGDLSRVPERGTQSWVNSPSQRENVAVTEGDNPNRLLYATNPLLADARMSGSMVAKLRVTTTVPTGQVGVMLVDYGEGERVLATGDGASTTTTETCAGQSTANDDACYFTMNRNIGTTPLQVLGRGWARLDGAGTHDVTVTLDPDDAIVAKGHRLGVVVVGAANGRVRNVDTSASTYTLDLAKSQFVLPGLALPHPDWASGWGWLPKRSEIVPGTLPSTQGRALPVVMDTPR
- a CDS encoding GAF and ANTAR domain-containing protein yields the protein MDDTRLDQAVEHATSALRERQDVAGFLADLIEVCQRALAVEATGIMVLSRGGRLQLLAASSHQSAELELYQSQVDEGPCVDAAEGDVSIIVADEATLRERWPHFGPAMLAAGFQSVHSTPLRWEGSILGAMALFRHDAVALDSREHDAARSFADVVAHAVMDGEQTETVSAQERVDAALAERVLIERAKGVLARLHDVEMGDAYDLLIAAARASGVTLTAAAAELVERAQRGELNRP
- a CDS encoding AraC family transcriptional regulator, whose protein sequence is MDTLSALLDGPRANGAFMLRSVMTAPWGLHVRDEAPLSIAVVVTGEAWVVSDDAEPAHLGPGDVMIARGPESYTVADAPTTPPGIFIEPGQHCVDAEGNSLEDVMTLGTRTWGNDVAGETLLVTGTYESTRAVSDRLLRSLPAILVLRAAEWDGRLVDVLCDEMTRDELGQEVYLDRLLDLVLIEAVRAWFAGDPARTPAWHRAAREPIVGPALQLLEADVARPWTLDALAREIGVSRAALARRFTASVGQPPMAYLTDLRLDHAADLLRDPTMTIAAVARRVGYGSSFALSAAFKRVRGVSPSQHRVHAS
- a CDS encoding basic amino acid/polyamine antiporter; translation: MTADKATSGTQKVSVLTLAAMVVGSIVGGGVFTLPENFGDATGVLGAVIAWSIAGLGMLMLAFVFQSLAVRRPDLDNGIYVYAQAGFGNYAGFNVAWGYWASNVVGNVFYLTFAMASIGAFLPGLGQGNTVPAVLLASAVVWLLHVMISRGVRQATIVNRIVTIAKIVPILVFVVIAAVAFDAGVFGDNLWGGKPHTAESLFDQVKATMLVTTFVFLGVEGASVYSRLAQRREDIGRATVLGFVSTLALFASVTLVSYGVLPRSELAHAEQPSMGVVLKSVVGEWGGTLIDLAVIVSVLGAYLAWTLLNAEVMFMPARTEVMPRALARQSGNGTPIAALVTTSISVQLFLLLVLVIKDALNFMLKLDTALALVPYLLVAAYAFKLTLTGQTYESADAGRRRRDRAVAVLAISYAIFLLYAAGTRYLLLSCLIYAPGTLLYLRARRERGQPGLSRPELLGCVLLWSAAAVAAVFLATGALQL